A single window of Oceanispirochaeta sp. DNA harbors:
- a CDS encoding HigA family addiction module antitoxin — translation MERLPNIHPGEILKEEFLEPFGISAYRLSKEIKIPQTRISQIIKGRRRITADTALRLSEFFGNSPQFWMGIQDDYDLEEEKLKIEDELKLINRIKAS, via the coding sequence ATGGAAAGATTGCCCAACATTCATCCTGGAGAGATTTTAAAAGAAGAATTTTTGGAACCCTTTGGAATAAGTGCCTATAGATTATCAAAGGAAATCAAAATACCTCAAACAAGGATATCCCAGATAATAAAGGGTAGAAGAAGGATTACTGCAGATACAGCTTTGAGACTTTCTGAGTTTTTTGGTAATTCCCCACAGTTCTGGATGGGTATACAGGATGACTATGATTTAGAAGAAGAAAAATTAAAAATAGAAGATGAATTAAAACTTATAAATCGAATTAAAGCCTCCTGA
- a CDS encoding type II toxin-antitoxin system RelE/ParE family toxin: MIAGFDSKETEKIWNGYKSLKLPNDIQTVARKKLRMLNNARDLNDLRIPPNNRLEALKGNRQGFYSIRINSQWRICFRWEKGSVSNVEIVDYH, encoded by the coding sequence ATGATAGCCGGTTTTGATTCAAAAGAAACAGAAAAGATTTGGAATGGATACAAGTCTTTAAAACTTCCAAATGATATCCAAACAGTAGCGCGGAAGAAATTAAGGATGTTGAACAACGCCAGAGATTTGAATGACTTGAGGATACCACCTAACAATCGACTGGAAGCTTTGAAAGGAAACCGCCAAGGGTTTTATAGTATAAGGATCAATTCACAATGGAGAATATGTTTTCGCTGGGAAAAGGGAAGCGTATCAAATGTAGAGATCGTTGACTATCATTAA